From Eleftheria terrae, the proteins below share one genomic window:
- the ubiD gene encoding 4-hydroxy-3-polyprenylbenzoate decarboxylase, protein MKYRDLREFVHGLESLGELKRVGEPVSTRLEMTALGDRVLKAGGPALLFEQPVGHRIPVLANLFGTPKRVALGMGAEDVSELRQIGQLLATLKEPEPPRGLKDAGRLLQMGKALWDMKPAERRSAPCQEEVWQGEEVDLGRLPVQHCWPGDVAPLVTWGLVITRGPQQVPQPRRRQNLGIYRQQVIGRRQLIMRWLAHRGGALDFREFALANPGQPFPIAVALGADPATILGAVTPVPDSLSEYQFAGLLRGSRTEVVACGVGEGEARLQVPASAEIVLEGHIPVAPPGFEGHSEHGVPVKEKGGYLHALEGPYGDHTGYYNEQDWFPVFEVQRITMRQNPIYHSTYTGKPPDEPAVLGVALNEVFVPILQKQFPEIVDFYLPPEGCSYRMAIISIKKSYPGHAKRLMFGLWSFLRQFMYTKFIVVTDEDVNIRDWKDVIWAITTRVDPGRDTTLVSNTPIDYLDFASPVSGLGGKMGLDATNKWPGESDREWGRLITMDVEVERRVEDLFGRLMAG, encoded by the coding sequence ATGAAGTATCGGGATCTGCGTGAGTTTGTTCACGGCCTGGAGTCGCTCGGGGAGCTCAAGCGCGTGGGTGAGCCAGTCTCCACTCGGCTGGAGATGACGGCCCTCGGCGACCGCGTGCTGAAAGCCGGCGGCCCGGCACTGCTGTTCGAGCAGCCGGTGGGGCACCGCATCCCGGTGCTGGCGAATCTGTTCGGTACCCCCAAACGTGTGGCCCTGGGGATGGGCGCCGAGGACGTCTCCGAGTTGCGGCAGATCGGACAGCTGCTGGCCACCCTGAAGGAGCCAGAGCCGCCGCGCGGCCTGAAAGACGCCGGGCGGCTGCTGCAGATGGGCAAGGCCTTGTGGGACATGAAGCCGGCCGAGCGGCGCTCTGCGCCGTGCCAAGAAGAGGTGTGGCAGGGCGAGGAGGTCGACCTTGGCCGCCTGCCCGTGCAGCATTGCTGGCCCGGCGACGTGGCGCCGCTGGTCACCTGGGGTCTGGTCATCACCCGCGGACCTCAGCAGGTGCCGCAGCCGCGGCGGCGACAGAACCTGGGCATCTACCGGCAGCAGGTGATCGGGCGCCGCCAGCTCATCATGCGCTGGCTGGCTCACCGGGGCGGGGCACTCGATTTCCGCGAGTTCGCGCTTGCCAACCCCGGTCAGCCCTTCCCGATCGCGGTGGCGCTGGGCGCTGACCCGGCCACTATCCTCGGCGCGGTCACGCCAGTGCCCGACAGCCTCAGCGAGTACCAATTCGCGGGCTTGCTGCGTGGCAGCCGCACCGAGGTGGTCGCCTGTGGCGTCGGTGAAGGAGAGGCACGCCTTCAGGTGCCGGCCAGTGCCGAGATCGTGCTGGAAGGCCACATCCCGGTGGCTCCGCCGGGTTTCGAGGGCCACTCCGAGCATGGGGTGCCGGTGAAGGAAAAAGGCGGCTACCTTCATGCGCTGGAAGGCCCCTATGGAGACCACACGGGCTACTACAACGAGCAAGACTGGTTTCCGGTGTTCGAGGTCCAGCGCATCACGATGCGCCAGAACCCGATCTACCACTCCACCTACACCGGCAAGCCGCCGGACGAGCCGGCCGTGCTCGGCGTGGCCTTGAACGAGGTCTTCGTGCCGATCCTGCAGAAGCAGTTCCCGGAGATCGTCGACTTCTACCTGCCGCCTGAGGGTTGCAGCTACCGGATGGCCATCATCAGCATCAAGAAGAGCTACCCGGGGCATGCCAAGCGCCTGATGTTCGGCCTGTGGAGCTTCCTGCGGCAGTTCATGTACACCAAGTTCATCGTGGTGACCGACGAGGACGTCAACATCCGCGACTGGAAGGACGTGATCTGGGCCATCACCACCCGCGTGGACCCGGGCCGCGACACCACCCTGGTGAGCAACACGCCGATCGACTACCTGGACTTCGCCTCGCCGGTCTCCGGCCTGGGCGGCAAGATGGGACTGGACGCGACCAACAAATGGCCCGGCGAGAGCGACCGTGAATGGGGCCGGCTGATCACGATGGACGTGGAGGTCGAACGCCGGGTGGAGGATCTGTTCGGCCGCCTGATGGCGGGTTGA